CAGCTGATGTCTACATCAGGTCAGGTCAGGTCATCATTAGTCCACACACAAGACTTGCAGACGTGTCTACCAACCTCGATGAGTGGCCCATCAGATCGAATGATCTTAATGACAACCACCATGGGGATGCAGATCATGGAGGCCAAGGCCAGGGTCCAGCCTATTCCGATGGCCCAGTCAGGGTACTGGTACACCTTGTTGTATGTCAGTGGCTTGTACTTGACcaaagagaagaagaaacagcccTGAAAAAGAAGGAGAGCAAGAATTCTAACACCAGTCTGACTGAACTATCATCAGGTCATCAACGAGTCCTCACCATGCACAGTAAAGGAGTGACGACAGTCCAGCTCCATTTCATCCATGGATTTGGTCTGTAGCCAATCATGTCCTCGATAGCATCATAAAAATTATCAGCGCCTGCAAATTCAGCACAACATCTGTTGGATATGGACTCGAgtgtaaaataaacacattgtTCTATAAAACAACAGTAGTGTGTGATATTAGACAGCTTCTGAGGTAATCCATGTTTACACAAGCTATCTTTTGGATGTGTTCTGATACTAATGTCACTTCATCTGCTTTTCTAAACAGGTTTTTCCTAAACAAAAACATCATTTTGGGCATTTTAAGCTGCTCTTCAAATGAATTGCATCATATTTGTTGCTATGCAAACACAGGATGTTTTAATGCTTACCATAAACCCAGGCAACAGCAATACATTCAAAGAATGCCACCCACAGAAGGCACACACCGCTAGCTGCATAGTAGTCAAACAGCTGGAAAACATACATGCCACCCTGCAGGAAGAAATAATCCCAGTTAACTTCTTCTCTGTAGTTTGTTTTTACCAAACTCTTAACTGTAGCATCTGTGCACTGTATTATTATTTAGAACCATAAAATCACTGCACTGTAAATGTCGGAGGCATTCACGAGCCTTGCGATGTTCACAAGGGCTCTCAATTTCTAATGGTAAGAACTTCTTCAAAACGTGTGTTAGCTGAATCTCCTCTTAAAGGAGCTGCATGAAGGCACCGcttgtagcactgttgcctcgcagcaagaaggttgttgGCTGTGACCTTTCTGCAAAGAGTTGCTTGCATGGATGGATTTCCTCCAGGCACTCCAGTTTTCTCCCAaagacaataaaaaataaaagttagCTTAACTAGTGACTGAAATTTGTCACCTGGTATGAGTGAATGACCTCTGAACCTGAACAGGAAGTGGTTACAGAAGATGAATGTGATGTTTTCTGAAACTGTTCAGAATTTTTGAACACATCACAATCTGAACTTGAATGCTTTAATTCCTCCACTATTTAGTTTCTGTGAGTCAGAAGTGCAAGAAAAGTGACACAACCAAACTGCAAAGAAAATGAGGGAATTAACCGGACTTCAATAAGACAGTCTCAATTTGTTAGCAATTGCATCAAGTGTCCCACACACCCAAACATGCACCAAACATCAGCATCAGTTCAGTGAAATTTCTTTTGAGAATATTTTCTTGTACTTTTGTGTCCCCAACTAGTCACAGGCCAGTGAGACTGACTTTACAGAATCTGCAGTCCTGATGAGGAGTTTCTGCCATTATCAGATTAAAAGATGACACGTTTCATGTGTTACACTTAaaaccaaatcctcagtgcttatcctgctcgacttatcggctgcatttgacactgtcaaccattgcttccttttgtccacactctctagcatgggcatcacagaaaaagcacacgcctggtttgaatcgtacctaacaggatgatcattcagtgtatcttgccttggacaatcctctaccatgcaccatcttgccacaggagtcccccagggctctgtactaggacctcttctctttgccatatacaccacctcactgggtgagatcatttgatcacatgacttctcctaccactgctatgcagacgacacccagctctatctgtaatttccaccggatgaccacactgtctctgcacgaatatcaaactgtctctctgacatatcaaaatggatgaaatcccaccatctccaactcaacctctctaaaactgaactacttgtcatcccaacaaaaccatccatacagcacaatatctcaatccaaaatgacttcctttctctggctccttcaaaggcagttcgaaatcagggtgttgtgattgatgaacacctgacctttaaagattatgttgcctctgttgctcgttcatgccgctttgcgctgtataacatacgaaatatcagaccatacctaacacaacatgccacccagctcctggtgcaatctaccgtcatctcccgcctcgattactgcaatgcccttctacctggtcttccaggctgtactgtgagacttcttcaaatggtccacaacgcagcagcgcgtctggtcttcaatcagccaaaaagagcacacgtcacccctctgttcattgaactccactggctaccgctagcagcacgcatcaaattcaaatagctaacactagcatacaaagtctgagatggtacggctcccatctacctgaatcctcttgcaaagacttacgtctcggcccggccgctccggtcatcacaggatcgtcggctagcagtgcctacatcacgctcaggacaatccagactattctcatgcatcgttccacaaatgtggaatgacctaccaagcactaacagaacagcggcttccttttcgactttcaagaaactcctgaagaccctgctcttcagagagcatctcatCAACTAGCACCCACCCTGCACccgcccccctctctactgtccactccttgttccctcctctccatgattcatcatgctgcttcactgccacctacgactgactggaaattgtttgttattgttgttgttagcctcaagggcaacatgccgattataacttgtaagtagctttggacaaaagcgtctgctaaatacataaacataaacaaaacaaaatgcaaaCAAAGAACAGCTGATGCGTTTGCACACGAGAAGTATTCAGGTACATTCCCCCACATCCTCCCAAGTGTGTGAAAACCTGTTAAATCAGGACACTGCCGCTTTAAAAAGACACTGTCATGGAAAAGAAATAACTTTGTTTTTTAGATTGGAGAGTTTTAGTTATTGGAACAAACAAAAGGAGGTTTCTGACTTAAACagtaaaacaaaaccaaatattCATATAAATAAGCTCCTGTTCTGAACAGACTGGTTTACAGATGGTCAGTAATTAAACCCACCAGGCTAAAAGAATTTGGGCAGCAAATGTGAAAATCAAGGAACTTTTGTATGGAAACTATGATTGTATGTCTGTTGTGATCAAATATAAACAATCCCATCTCTCCGGAGATCTGTCGGCATTCAGGAGTAAACGCAGTTGATTTAAATGTACTCTCTTCAAAAAAGATCCATGTTATCTGTGTTTTATGCTTGCTAATGTTTAACATTAACGCCATTAACTGTGGGAACCATCATgtgagttcaccggatcactgatATTCTGCTAACAGCCCAAAAACGTAAAAGCAAAGGTTGAATCAAAGATGTTAAATGATCTGTCAGAACTCAGAGTTTGAGCTAAATCTCTATAAAAGTCACAGAGTTAGGAGTTGTTTCTGTGCAGCCATTCATCCAGGGACGTTGTGCTACCTGCTGATGAAGGGCCGGGGTGATTTAGTCACACTCATTTTAATTTAACGTAGACAGAAAAACAACctgatgaaaaataaaacagatttaatgTTTGGTTTTAAGTTGAGAATAGAGACAAACAAGTTGGGATGCATCCAGATGGGAGAGCAGGAAAAATAAGCAGTGATGACAAACGGTAGAAAAATGACAGAAAGGGAAGCAAAACACCAAATTTAGATTTTCCAAAAGCTTTAGGAAAATCTAAATTAGGTCTAGAACTATTTATACCAGAGAATGGAAAGGAAGTTCTCATAACTGGCCAACAAAAGTCATGAGAACTCCCCCTCCCTCTCCCCCTCGTGGGATTTACTGTAATAGCAACCTCACCCCGGCTGATCCTTGGGATGCCTGACATGACTTGTGCATGCTGAGAGCTAGATTAGCTGCTCTTATGCTGCAGAGACAGTTTCCAGTTTTGCATCAGCTCAGTTGAACCATGTTTTCTGATAACTCCTATAGTCTTTAATAATGTACACCCTGTTTTATTCCTATTTCATTGTGTCGTTACCTTGGTAACCATAGTAAGTCCAAGGAGGTAGCTGATGCAGCAGATGATAGCGATGAAAACCTCTCTGCAGTAACCCTTCCTTAGGAAGGATGGATACAGATCCACCAGTGATGTGATCTGCCCTTCCACCTCCACAAACTGCAGGAGAAAACAGACAAGTTCACCAACCTGCCCACTTCAACCATCAGCCTCACAGCTTTGCTTTTTATTTCTTTGAACTCATTTGCTGAAAGTAAAAGCATCAAAGACCAAGTCCAAAAGCAAGTGTGTCCTGTGGTTTGGTGCTGCTTTACTAAATTAGCCTTGTTAGCCTCAATTCTTAGCCATGAGCCCTAAAAGCACACAACAGAGCCCATCGTCATTTCAGATCATTAAATGCCCTTTTGTTTGTGCACCAGCTTTTTCAGACACATGACATGCTTCTGCCCTCACCAGCTGATTGTGAAACAGTTGTTTATTTACATACTTATGAACAAAAACCTTCGGGTGTGTGAAAGTTTCATGTGTCTGCTGACCTGACTGTCGAggccaagcagcagcagcatgatGAAGAAGAGGATGGCCCAGAGTGTAGGAAAAGGCATCATGGTAACAGCCTTGGGGTATGCAATGAACGCCAGGCCGGGACCTgcagagggagggggaggggggtgagAGCAGACAGAAGGGAGTGGGGGACGAGCTACATTAGTATCATATGATAATTTTATCTGATCTGCATCCGTGTGGGGAAAACGTGTCCCCAAAACGTAGAAATGCAGAGCAAGATGGGAAAAAACTGGTCATAGATGGCTATAAAACATGGAGCATGTTTATGTGTATTCATGTAAAGGTGGGTGTTGTCATGGAGACAAACACATCTATGCACATCTTTACTTACCTCTTACATGCAGCAAGATATGACACACTAACAACTACACACTCATCACACAACAGTTTCATGTTCCTCACTTATGATGACAACTAAACAGGACAGCTTGAAATCATGCGATACGAGTTTGTGAGGCTGCATCTCTGTGGAAGTAAGTCAGTTATGACAGCAACATTAAAGCATTCTGTGAATATACTGTATGCGTGTACAGTTTACAAAACTAGGAGAGAAAACCAAAAACTGTGACCACTGCTTAAGTTGTTGTCAATTAGGTCCCAAATGCTCCAAAAAGAAATCAAGCACATCAAATAAATTCGGTTTATCAATGCCACTCAAGCCATTGTGCATCCTCGCTGTGAGGAATGCAAAATGACCATTACAAAACAGCAACAGATGCAAACTGGGTGACCAAATAAAAGGCAAAGGCTTTTGTTAATTTATATTTCAATCAGGTCTAATTTGACAATGACGCTCTGTTGGGAACTGGAAACAGAAACAAGGGAGCAGCCACAACAGCAAAACAGCATCTTAGCTGGTAGTGGGACGTACCAATGTGTTCCATTTTAGTGGGAAATTATGACGAGGCATCCAACCAAACACCACGTTGACTCAAAGGTAGAACCACATTCCAAGCCCTTAAAGGGAAACGTGCAGATCGGAAATATCTCAGCTCATTTAGGGTCAGGTGCTTAGATAGTAGCGGTGAAGAGAACAATCGTTGGTTGACAAAAGCATTAACACGTGTGCTGCCTTTGCACAATAAAAGCCACTCTTTATGTATTCTGTCCCATGGGTAGTATTCGTTCAGGCCAAGCAGCTACAGCCGAGGCAAAAGGAAGGGTCTTGAAAAGGTCCACTTCATTACAAATGTAATGACAACTGAGCTTCTCTGACCAACACTGTAATCCTAGACACCTACATCAGCCCACTCACCAAACAACACTGACATTGGACAATTCTGCAAACCTCCCCGTTACGCTGGCGCTGCAGAACTGTGCAATATTTGTATCGACTGGGCTGGAAGCATGGAGCGTTTATGGAGAACGTTCTCTTATCTTGGATCCTTCGATTCCACACAAACTATTGATGCCAAAAAGGACTTCTTTTGAATCGGTCAGCTGACCTCTATTAGCATGCTTGAAGATTTTAGCGTTCCACGGGAAACAGGAAAACAGCTTTTTCCCAAACAAACTCCAAATGTAGGCTTTCGTTCCACGTCACTTTGGTTTGTTATTTCACAGTGAGTCATAGATTTTTCTACCATAGATTTAAAAAACAGACAGGAGTTAAAACCACGTGAAACGCTGACTGGGCTTCTTTATCTCAATGACTTTGGAAGAGAAAACAAAAATCCGTGGAAACATGTTGGCATATAAAGGTGCACAAAGCTGGTGGAGCTCATTGCCACTGAGCATAAATACTCCTCAGGTTAACAGAAAGCACTGAAACAGCATCAGTTTGCAAATAAAAGACCTCCAAACAGAACCTCAGCATGATAAAGACATCACCTTGGCACAAGATGCACTAGAAACCATGAACGGATTTCGTTACCAGGAAGAACTGTCTCTTTCTACTGTCTGTCCACTGGTGCCACCTTGCTTTTTGGGCCCTAACAGACCGACCAAATGTTCTCATTTTCTGCTTATGTCAAGGAGTGTTTGATTGCGGAAGCTTCCATATTCCGATGCCGTCATTTGAGTTTGATGAGGAAATCCATTAGGTTCCAGGATTCATTACAAAATTGAGCGTAGAGGCTGATTCTCTTTTGGGTTTCGTTgctgtttttcttgttttttttttcttttattactGTTATTTAATTTGTTAACCAGGAAGCAGCGCCCACCATCACTGCCGCCTTTACAGAACCCTCGTACCTGACTCTGCCACATCAGCAATGTCCACCCCTTGCTCTTGTGCCATGAAGCCCAGGACGGAAAATATTGCGAAGCCAGACACAAAACTGGTACCACTGTTGAGGGCTCCCAGCAGCAAACAGTCCCTATGTCACACATATGTCATGAGGAGGATTTGTTAATGAACACACAAGGATCCCCTGCACCCACCCCCCTCCACTCCCTCTTCCCTAGCGCTAAGCCCCACCCCTGAAAACTGACGCCTCACCTGTAGCAGTTGTATTTGTACTTGTTGTAGCTCCCCAAGGATGTCATGGCGCCCAAACAGATGGCATAGGAGAAAAAGATCTGAGTGCCAGCATCTATCCACACCTGCCAAATAAAGGGGGGAGAGAAAGGCTAAGGCTTGCTGATGAGGAAAAGCACAGAGGAGGCCATCATGAGGAGTcaaatgtaaaatatttacaaccaattatcaatttaaataattacatttaaagGTCAAGTTTACTCCTAattttaatacatctgcagtggtctctagtaggaatgaatgccttgtaaatcatTCTACTACACCATACCAAATGTATTTGGTATGGTGTAGTAGATGGTATAGTAGAAGGTTATATAGTAgatgggtaggagactattttcttgttcagcctTCATGTTGAACTCAGAGTAACCAAATCAGTttcaaaatgagtaaaaataggtTGAGTGTGGTGTTTGAAtgctgaaataaaacattttagactGGTTGAGCTGCTGTAGATGGAGGTAGCCAGCCAACATAAAGGAGGGGTGAACATTTCAACTCCTTCTGCGTGTGTAAGTCTGTAGTCGTTAACACTAAAGGGAGAACCTGAACAGGAACATTGATCTGAGGTTTAAACAGACTCTCAACAACGCAGAGACAGTTTCACTAAATTTGACAAATGTTTATGCCCAGTCTTACAACAGTTTGCAAGTCCAGTTTTAGCTtgaagtttgtttgttttttaacttcTTGGCCCAGTTTTGGTTCCACTGTCAAGTTCTCCTATTTTCCAGTTTAAATTTGGAAAATTCCTGACCAGCCAGATGGACTTGACATGCTGAGAACCCTGCAAGAACAAACGTACGGCCTAGTAGAGGGAATACGGACTATAACTGGAGATCAGCCAACAGGTTCTTCATGCCAAACAGCAAATTATGTCACATACCTCTGGGTCTTTCAGACGATTGAGGTCAGGGTACAGGTAGAACTTGATGCCCTCAGAAGCACCTGGCAGAGTCACCCCACGGATCAACAAGACGATGAGCATGACGAATGGGAATGTGGCTGTGATGTAAACCACctgaaacacacatacacacacacacacacacacacacacacacacacacacacacacacacacacacgcacgcacacacacagataatcAGTGCGATGTAAATGCATCTTCACGCtccagttaaaaaaaaaattgatttgCTCCAAAAGCAAATTTCTTTGATGTCATTATCATAAATGTGTTTCGGAACCACGTTAACTTGGCTTTTACTTTCAGATTATTAACCACAGATGGAGACAGATTAGGGGGAAGATCCCAGGCGGTCACTAAGATCAATATCTGAGTGACATTATCCGCTTTGTGGACGGCGGTGACCACACTTGAACTTGTAGCAGTGATTTTATTACAAGCAACAATAATTAGAGACCATTTATCAGACTAGACCAATCGATGAAGAGCGTTGAGGCTATAAAAAGAATAGATTTTGACTGATCATGTCTGGACTTGGGGAAATTCTGTTTtctggtcaccatggcagccattTACCCTCCATAAGACAGAGTTTAAATGAAAAACTACCAGAAGTGTCTGTAGCTGTATTCCACAAACAATGAGTGCTGCTTAATTCCTGCAAGAACCAATCTGACGGTCAAAATGTAACGTTATTCACATCCAACATGCTGGTTTTCACCTCTTCCTGCTGCGCTAAAGCTCGGCCTTCACTAGAGGCGATGAAGAAGCTCCAGTTAAATCAGACATATTACAGTAAAGATACAGCAACGTTTACCAAATATGGAAACCATTAATCCCTATTAAACCAGTTTTACAGTCATACTACACAGAAAAACATCAAAGATTCAAATAGCAAACTAACTAGCTGATGAACTCAGATAAAGAACACGGTGGGTGTAGTTCAGCTTGTCTTTGTCAGACCACAGCTACTAGAACATTCACACGAGCGTTTTTTAGGTTCCTTCATCTTTAAGATGAATAAAAGTCTTGCTCCTCTGGATAAACAAATTGCTATACGTCGTAAAAAAGAGCTGCTGCATGAATGTACTTTTCCAGTTGACTTCACACCCTTCCAGATGCAAAAGAAGCAGATGACCCAGACGAGCAGTAAACACAGGGCCAGGTCCCATTTCACAGGACCCATCTCCTCGATGCCACTGGTGATTCCCAGCACGTTGTGTCTGCAACACCAAACAATGGTTCATAATGGTGAGAAATGCCCCCATGacagttgtgtgtgtgcgtgtgtgtgtgtgtgtgtgtgtgtgtgtgtgtgtgtgtgtgtgtgtgtgtgtgtgtgtgtgtgtgtgtgtgtgtgtgtgcgtgcgtgcgtgtgcgtgtgcgtgtgcgtgtgtgtgtgtgtgtgtgtgtgtgtgtgtgcgtgtgagtgaggAAATGAGCCGGTGTGTTTTTTTATGTAACTTACTCCCAAAACTCAGTGACGGGGGAGGTAAAGTTGGAGGCGTTGGCAGCCAACCAAATGGTTTTGTTCTTGCGGTACGTGTCCTCGATGCAGTGATCTGTGTTCCAGGGCTGCTTGCACTTGGCCCAGGGCAACTCCGGCTGGAAACACTGGAAGGTAAGAGAGCAGGAGGGCTGTCAGTGGTCAACGTGCAGACCCCACTCTGTCCTCCCGGTTAACAGCTCAACTACAGTTCAGCACGGCATTTTTGTTTATTATGTTTAACATCAACAAAACGGGCACTAAAGTCATCAGAATAATCCTAGAATTAACAACAAAGCCTTCTCCTCACCTGGAACAGGTAGTACAGACCCCAGGCCAGGATGACAATGTAGTAGATATTCAGGAGGGAAACGATCACAATGGAGGCGTAACCAATGCCTAAAAATAGGAGAAAGGTTTCAGACATCTAAGCAGAAAACCATCATGAATGATAACTTTAAATATCAAATCAGTAGCAGCAAATTCAAAAGAAGCTAATTTAGTTTTTAAAAAGTACCCGCAGTAGTATTAATGCATTGAAACTAGAGGATATTTACAGTTTCTTCATACACCGGCTGATATTTGATAGTAAAATCTATTTAAAatcaggcacatcctcgggcagcccggtgctgttgcagaattttatttaaatgtatttttacattaactttatttaggtgtctgactttaacactgagcaaagcacaaagttaagatttaccatttaaattcaaagttcaaaaactgattcggcTTCAGACATTTGGAGCACCAACTGATGTTATTAATGACattataacaaaaaaataaacatctaGATATCTGCCATGAAAATTGGCCCACAAAAATTGGCAGAACacatcggccatcggctgaccgtgTTGTCTACATATCAGCATCGGTATTGGTCAACATCCAATTAAAATGGAAAACATGTTCAggcgcctccacctcctgagactTGTGATGGGAGTCTCATTTGGGTGACAACAACAGTTTTTGTTAGATTTTCTCAAAGAGGAAGACGCTTGCTGCTGACTTCCAATTGGCCTGAAAACACAACATCAGTCAGTTCATTACAAAACATGTTTGAAAAGGTTATATGAAGTTAGGAGCTCTTTGGGTTAAGGCTTCggatttatttattgtttgagTGAATTTTAGGGAAAAATCATAAGTCTCTAAAAGCAAAGTTGGGGGTTGGTTTTGGGTGCAGTCCTGGAGCCATGATCATGGCTTTTTGGAGATTAAAGAGATGCACCGTACGTCAACCAATCAAATGCAAATGCTTTACATAAGTCAACATTCATGATTTGACAATGCACATTTGTGTGCAAGTCCCTGGTAATCCATGTCTATGACTTAAAAAATCTGCACAACTCATCTGCACCCAATAATCCAGCAGTGCATTCCGTGGACATACTGCGATAAGGCCTTGTCCCAGTCCCTGGTCGTGGTCTGGGAGGGACATTTATAAAACTTTATATTAAAGGTAAACTGTTTCACAGATGTGAAAAAAGTTACTGACATATGATACTGGATGTTTTTATGAAAAGCAATAAAGAGCATAATCTGTTATTGACATATTGGTTTTCATCCTCACTATGGAAATTTTTTAGCCTTTAGGACCAGCATTGCCTTCTCAAATAACATTGTAGTTATGTCATACCCCAATGGCTACAGCTAAAATGCAGGAGAAAAGGATATACATCTAATGAAACAAATCTGCATCAATATAAAAGTTACAACGGCTCAACGGACCACAAAAGCATCATTTAGTGTGTGAATAGTGAGGGTTCAAACACTGAACTGTGAGGGATCCCACAAAGGAGGGGGTAAGTGGACAGAAGTGTCAAATATAAACATTTTTGTCCAAACAAAAATATCATGattctaatggcaaaggctgaGGATGGGCTCTAGCGCTTAACAACAAAAGCTATTGCATCAACAGTTTCAAAGAGGCCCATATAACTGATTTGAAATAACATTCACCATTTGTCAGGGTTGCTTTGTTCCATTTTTTTCTATAATTTTGTTGTTTACTGTTTCTACGAAACTCATCAGTCTATAAACCATTTTACTTGCATAATAAAAACTTCatcatatctgatgtttttctaCACAAATATCAGACCAGAATATACTTTATACGTCtcaagtatgtacagtctatggtctcaAAGACCCCGGTGTGGTTTGAGTTTTGTTAACCTTCGGTGGCATGAAGTCATCAGACGAGTGTCGCTGCGTCATTACAGACCTCGACACCAAGCTAGGGGTAAACACAAGATCAAGGTTGCCTGTGCTGTTTTCCATTCAGTCATTTTAATAAAATCACCTCCCAAAATTAGAGTAGGTGCACCAACTGGGACTTGGATCAGGCTGGATTAGGATTTGGGTTAGAGGTCATGTGATGACTGCAGTTACCACCGGTCCTCATAAGGATATTACAGCACACTCGACAGGGACCACTCATCCAAATTAATGTCTTTCAGCGTCACtggccatctgtgtgtgtgtgtgtgtgtgtgtgagagagtgagagagtgagagagtgagagagagagagagagagagagagagagagagagagagagagagagagagagagagagagagagagagagatgagagatGTCTGCATGAATTACAGAGAAACATCCCCAGCCTTGTTCACCATCTGTGTGTCTTCAGCATGTATATGAACTGAAGTCTTCAGCACCTTGTCATGTTCTTCTAACCACTTGGTAATTAGCAGCTGGCATAGATTTACATttctaaacacacacagacacacatattcAAATGCTTGTGTGGACTCatttacttcctttcattttagtGAATCTACTTTGCCTAACCCACCCATACTCTAACATAAACTGACCTAAAttaaaagttaattcacaccaaaCCTGCTTAGCaatgtgtggaccagcaaaacgTTTGTGGAAATGTCCACACGTTACATGTTAAAGGTATAATTTGTCCAGttaaacatataaagacaagtacgcacacacacgcacacacatatacacacacctgCTTGGATCACACAGTACGCTGCTGATCAAACAAACAGATTTGTCCTCCTCCATGATGTCATTTCTAGAGCTTTTGTCTCGTGACCTTGCCTGACCTCACTCAGTTGTAGTTATTAAGGAATCTTaggaaaatataaaataatagtAATGACACTGCAGAACTGTTTATTGGCTGATATTATTACAAAACAACATTCTAATCTAAATGAATAAAAGTGAAGgcaactgaacttctttggtttcttgaagatgttttgcttctcatctgaggatgcTTCATCTGGACCAGATGTGGTTTGATGATGGTTTGCAAAAACAGTCTAGAAAGAGTTAAACACAACCCATTTTGATAGTTGTGTGTGTATCTGAAACACTCTGCATCCTGGTGTTTTCTTGTTTGATGTTGTTCCTTTCCTTTCCATTTTTATCCCCAAACATTTGGTGCCGATAGCCGCCCTCCCTCAGTCTGGCTCAGCTGGAGGTCTCTTCCTGTCATGGGGGGGGGGTTAAGTCTCTGAAGTCACTTGCTGCCCAAAGGAGGCCCAGGGTGGCGGTCTGAGTCACAGAAAGATCTGATG
This sequence is a window from Nothobranchius furzeri strain GRZ-AD chromosome 3, NfurGRZ-RIMD1, whole genome shotgun sequence. Protein-coding genes within it:
- the LOC107384982 gene encoding sodium- and chloride-dependent taurine transporter yields the protein MAQKEKLQCLKDFHKDTLKPSPGKSPGTRPEDEAEGKHPQREKWASKLDFVLSVAGGFVGLGNVWRFPYLCYKNGGGAFLIPYFIFLFGGGLPVFFLEVALGQFTSEGGITCWGKLCPIFTGIGYASIVIVSLLNIYYIVILAWGLYYLFQCFQPELPWAKCKQPWNTDHCIEDTYRKNKTIWLAANASNFTSPVTEFWEHNVLGITSGIEEMGPVKWDLALCLLLVWVICFFCIWKGVKSTGKVVYITATFPFVMLIVLLIRGVTLPGASEGIKFYLYPDLNRLKDPEVWIDAGTQIFFSYAICLGAMTSLGSYNKYKYNCYRDCLLLGALNSGTSFVSGFAIFSVLGFMAQEQGVDIADVAESGPGLAFIAYPKAVTMMPFPTLWAILFFIMLLLLGLDSQFVEVEGQITSLVDLYPSFLRKGYCREVFIAIICCISYLLGLTMVTKGGMYVFQLFDYYAASGVCLLWVAFFECIAVAWVYGADNFYDAIEDMIGYRPNPWMKWSWTVVTPLLCMGCFFFSLVKYKPLTYNKVYQYPDWAIGIGWTLALASMICIPMVVVIKIIRSDGPLIERIKAVAAPVRGGASSRPADHRGPSELTLPLDPNGNKGILMKAPTHTIVETMM